A section of the Erwinia sp. E602 genome encodes:
- a CDS encoding TetR/AcrR family transcriptional regulator: MMKKNRRETKGERTRERLLTVAAELFAEHSFHGTRISDIVKAAGVTQPSFYSYFSTKEVIYQELVSRFDAELEELVVSMLIDASLPKEDVQKNIINSFHRYLEFFTTHRHLTRISLFQQPQGEATRNNLLKWISRNMRLEQERGFFSTDISTAVLAACYLGVLIQTLLEDPAEAALAAIAQERGKFLYGGLTF; the protein is encoded by the coding sequence ATGATGAAAAAAAACCGCCGCGAAACCAAAGGCGAACGCACCCGTGAACGGCTGCTTACCGTAGCGGCAGAGCTGTTTGCCGAACACAGCTTCCACGGCACCCGCATCAGCGACATCGTGAAGGCCGCTGGCGTAACACAGCCCAGTTTTTACAGTTATTTCAGCACCAAAGAGGTGATTTATCAGGAACTGGTTTCGCGCTTTGACGCTGAACTGGAGGAGCTGGTGGTCTCCATGCTGATTGACGCGTCGCTGCCAAAGGAGGACGTGCAAAAAAACATCATCAACAGCTTTCATCGCTATCTGGAGTTCTTCACCACCCACCGCCACCTGACCCGCATCAGCCTGTTCCAGCAGCCGCAGGGGGAGGCTACCCGCAATAACCTGCTGAAGTGGATTTCACGCAATATGCGGCTGGAGCAGGAGCGTGGATTTTTCAGCACGGACATCTCTACCGCGGTGCTGGCCGCCTGCTATCTTGGCGTGCTGATCCAGACGCTGCTGGAAGATCCGGCAGAAGCGGCGCTGGCGGCGATTGCACAGGAACGCGGAAAATTTCTTTATGGCGGGCTGACCTTCTGA
- a CDS encoding transketolase, translating into MNSYALDVQDLEKRARSIRRRIIELNANSPAGGHTGADLSQVEILTALYFRLLNCAPDRINDPERDIYIQSKGHAAGGYYCVLAEAGYIPVEWLPTYQHADSHLPGHPVRHKTPGVELNTGALGHGLPVAVGLALAAKKDNSPRKIFVVTGDGELAEGSNWEAALVAAHYGLDNLIIINDKNKLQLAGHTRDIMNTDPLAEKWQAFGFNVTECQGNVMQSVVDTLENLPANGKPNVVIANTEKGFGISFIQGKPEWHHRVPKGEEVQLALEELKDE; encoded by the coding sequence ATGAATTCCTACGCACTCGACGTGCAGGACCTTGAGAAAAGAGCCCGGTCGATCCGTCGCCGGATTATTGAACTGAACGCCAACAGCCCGGCGGGCGGGCATACCGGTGCGGACCTCTCTCAGGTGGAGATCCTGACCGCACTCTACTTCCGCCTGCTGAACTGCGCGCCGGATCGTATTAACGATCCCGAGCGTGATATCTACATTCAGTCGAAGGGCCATGCGGCCGGCGGTTATTACTGCGTACTGGCGGAAGCCGGCTATATCCCGGTTGAGTGGCTGCCGACCTATCAGCACGCCGACTCACACCTGCCCGGCCATCCGGTGCGTCATAAGACGCCGGGCGTCGAGCTGAACACCGGCGCGCTGGGCCACGGCCTGCCCGTTGCGGTCGGCCTGGCGCTGGCGGCGAAGAAAGATAACAGCCCGCGCAAAATTTTCGTGGTCACCGGCGACGGTGAGCTGGCAGAAGGCAGTAACTGGGAAGCCGCGCTGGTCGCCGCCCACTACGGCCTGGATAACCTGATTATCATCAACGACAAGAACAAGCTGCAGCTGGCCGGTCACACCCGCGACATTATGAATACCGACCCGCTGGCGGAAAAATGGCAGGCGTTTGGCTTCAACGTCACCGAGTGCCAGGGCAACGTCATGCAGAGCGTGGTGGACACGCTGGAGAACCTGCCGGCCAACGGCAAACCTAACGTGGTGATCGCCAATACCGAAAAAGGTTTTGGCATCTCCTTTATTCAGGGCAAGCCGGAGTGGCATCACCGGGTGCCGAAAGGCGAAGAAGTGCAGCTGGCGCTGGAGGAGCTGAAAGATGAGTGA
- a CDS encoding Sapep family Mn(2+)-dependent dipeptidase, giving the protein MSHITDPDLSEDEIRLAAQLDSWFDAHREEFVQDLLQWVAHPSIADEKLAQPGKPFGAAVDEVFHHVLARAQALGFSTENHDGYAISIYADDREGVPEIGLVSHLDVVPPGDNWQYAPFEPFEKEGFVIGRGASDNKGPALVDLYLLRAFRDLGITLSHKLRIIYGGAEEIGMNDIRYLAQHGTLPRFSLITDGGFPVNYAQKGGLNLALQIPAGPLLTGLRAGVAENAVPSSAALRFPVAQRAQVSAALATLGEAQRAVLTLEEAEGGLRLVAQGKSGHAAFPEGTQNAIPLLLDALLAAGLLDDPADLRAAQLVSKLLADPWGEGAGIAAEDAATGKLTLNGGLAIPAEGGFELWLDIRYPLAADSAALQASLRTAVEATGGSLRVLRDDAPMHIDKNSPLVQQLLHTYDAVAQTRSEPFSMGGATHARVLPNSITFGPGFSRHAGGTFKGQATDLRPDFIRAGHGSPHGPDEFVVLDNLKRGFGVYGITLPRLDRWLQDGLAGDV; this is encoded by the coding sequence ATGAGCCATATTACCGATCCTGACCTGAGCGAAGACGAAATCCGCCTGGCGGCACAACTGGACAGCTGGTTTGACGCCCACCGCGAAGAGTTTGTGCAGGACCTGCTGCAGTGGGTCGCCCACCCGAGCATTGCTGATGAGAAACTGGCGCAGCCAGGCAAACCCTTTGGTGCCGCAGTGGATGAGGTGTTTCACCATGTGCTGGCACGGGCGCAGGCGCTGGGTTTCAGCACTGAAAACCATGACGGCTATGCGATATCGATCTACGCCGACGATCGCGAAGGTGTCCCGGAGATCGGTCTGGTCTCCCATCTCGACGTGGTGCCGCCGGGGGATAACTGGCAGTACGCGCCATTCGAACCCTTTGAGAAGGAGGGTTTTGTGATTGGCCGTGGCGCGTCAGATAACAAAGGCCCGGCGCTGGTTGATCTCTACCTGTTGCGCGCGTTCCGCGACCTCGGGATTACCCTCAGTCACAAACTGCGCATTATCTACGGCGGAGCGGAAGAGATCGGCATGAATGATATCCGTTACCTGGCGCAGCACGGCACGTTGCCGCGCTTCTCGCTGATTACCGATGGCGGCTTCCCGGTTAACTATGCGCAGAAAGGCGGGCTGAACCTGGCGCTGCAAATTCCGGCCGGGCCGTTACTGACGGGGTTGCGCGCAGGGGTGGCAGAAAATGCCGTCCCTTCCAGCGCTGCGCTGCGCTTCCCGGTTGCACAGCGCGCGCAGGTGAGCGCCGCGCTGGCGACGCTTGGCGAGGCGCAGCGTGCGGTGCTGACGCTGGAGGAGGCTGAAGGCGGGCTGCGGCTGGTGGCGCAGGGCAAATCCGGTCATGCCGCCTTCCCGGAGGGCACGCAGAATGCGATTCCGCTGCTGCTGGACGCGCTGCTTGCCGCCGGGCTGCTGGATGACCCTGCCGACCTGCGCGCGGCGCAGCTGGTCAGCAAGCTGCTGGCCGACCCGTGGGGAGAGGGCGCGGGGATCGCCGCCGAAGACGCTGCCACCGGTAAACTGACCCTTAATGGCGGGCTGGCGATCCCGGCGGAGGGCGGGTTTGAGCTCTGGCTGGATATCCGCTACCCGCTGGCGGCCGACTCCGCCGCGCTGCAGGCCAGCCTGCGCACGGCAGTGGAAGCCACTGGCGGTTCGCTGCGCGTGCTGCGTGACGATGCGCCGATGCATATCGACAAAAACAGCCCGCTGGTACAGCAGCTGCTGCACACCTACGACGCGGTAGCGCAAACCCGCTCTGAACCCTTCTCAATGGGCGGCGCCACCCACGCCCGCGTGCTGCCCAACTCGATCACCTTTGGGCCGGGCTTCAGCCGCCACGCTGGCGGCACGTTTAAAGGACAGGCTACCGACCTGCGCCCGGACTTTATCCGCGCCGGGCATGGCTCCCCGCACGGCCCGGACGAATTTGTGGTGCTCGATAACCTGAAACGCGGCTTCGGCGTCTACGGCATCACGCTGCCGCGGCTGGATCGCTGGCTGCAGGACGGGCTGGCCGGTGATGTCTGA
- a CDS encoding sugar-binding transcriptional regulator, with translation MTRQNELRLMVKIATLYHNEGMKQTEIASTLNLSQSFVSRALNRSVKEGIVKISVVQPPNVFSELERGIEQRYGLQQAIIVDVPEDEEGGAVRQAIGAAAAHYLETRLRPHELVGVSSWSSTIKAMVSELHPLTVQAAGVIQLLGGVGVNGNAQATMLTQGLADMLSCKAWLLPAQSLEGSVDSRDLLEADSDVRQVLEKFNDVTLALVGIGDMEPSQLLRYSGNYYDKSMLDRLAARGAVGDICLHYYDAAGQPVLQTSEDPAVGIKLEQLKHCPHVVALAGGRQKAAAIQGALQGGYLNVLITDYPTARLLIAG, from the coding sequence ATGACCAGGCAAAATGAACTCCGGCTGATGGTGAAAATCGCCACGCTGTACCATAACGAAGGCATGAAGCAGACCGAGATAGCCAGCACGCTGAACCTGTCGCAGTCGTTTGTTTCGCGCGCGCTTAACCGCAGCGTCAAGGAAGGCATCGTTAAAATCAGCGTGGTGCAGCCGCCCAACGTCTTCTCCGAGCTGGAGCGCGGCATCGAGCAGCGTTATGGCCTGCAGCAGGCGATTATTGTCGACGTGCCGGAAGATGAAGAGGGCGGCGCGGTGCGTCAGGCGATCGGTGCCGCCGCCGCGCACTATCTGGAAACGCGCCTGCGCCCGCATGAGCTGGTCGGCGTCTCCTCCTGGAGCAGCACCATCAAAGCGATGGTCAGTGAACTGCATCCGCTCACCGTGCAGGCGGCCGGGGTGATCCAGCTGCTGGGCGGCGTGGGCGTTAACGGTAATGCGCAGGCGACGATGCTCACTCAGGGGCTGGCGGATATGCTCAGCTGTAAAGCGTGGCTGCTGCCCGCGCAGTCGCTGGAAGGATCGGTGGACAGCCGCGATCTGCTGGAGGCCGACAGCGACGTGCGCCAGGTGCTGGAGAAGTTCAACGACGTCACCCTGGCGCTGGTGGGTATCGGCGATATGGAACCGTCACAGCTGCTGCGTTACTCCGGCAACTACTACGATAAGAGTATGCTCGATCGGCTGGCGGCGCGGGGCGCGGTAGGGGATATCTGCCTGCACTACTACGATGCCGCAGGCCAGCCGGTGCTGCAAACCTCGGAGGATCCGGCGGTGGGCATCAAGCTGGAACAGCTGAAGCACTGCCCGCACGTGGTGGCGCTGGCCGGTGGCCGCCAGAAGGCCGCCGCTATCCAGGGTGCGCTGCAGGGCGGCTACCTTAACGTGCTGATCACCGACTATCCGACCGCGCGTTTGTTGATCGCCGGGTAA
- a CDS encoding acyltransferase: protein MKVIQCGIRDVKYGENVTVISPVNIYECELEDNVFIGPFVEIQKGCVISEGTRIQSHTFLCEDVSIGSNCFIGHNVTFANDLFRSGAPDPSSSSWITITLGDNVTIGSGATILTTYIASGSVIGAGSVVIKDIEKKGVYAGNPARLIRLL from the coding sequence ATGAAAGTGATTCAATGCGGTATACGTGACGTGAAGTATGGAGAGAACGTTACGGTTATCAGTCCAGTTAATATTTATGAATGCGAACTTGAAGACAACGTTTTTATCGGTCCATTCGTTGAAATTCAAAAAGGTTGCGTTATCAGTGAGGGTACCCGAATTCAGTCGCACACTTTCCTGTGTGAAGATGTCAGTATTGGTTCAAACTGCTTTATTGGCCATAACGTTACCTTTGCAAACGATCTTTTCAGGAGCGGGGCTCCTGATCCTTCATCTTCAAGCTGGATAACCATCACACTGGGAGATAACGTTACTATAGGCAGCGGAGCCACCATTCTCACTACTTATATTGCCAGCGGATCTGTCATTGGAGCCGGGAGTGTTGTCATTAAAGATATTGAAAAAAAAGGGGTTTATGCGGGAAATCCGGCCAGATTGATACGATTGCTTTGA
- a CDS encoding transketolase family protein: MSEKKHLATVMVEALIDAVNDGVDVVPVVADSTSTAKIGPFLKAFPGRTVNVGIAEQVLVGTAAGLALGGKVAVTCNAAPFLISRANEQIKVDVCYNNTNVKLFGLNAGASYGPLASTHHSTDDIAVMRGFGNIEIYAPSCPAECRQIIDYALRHTGPVYIRLDGKDLPVLHDEQYQFTPGKIDVLRTGSDVALVALGSAVHEAVDAAAQLSELGIQATVVSVSSVRPCDTAELARVIGDIPQVISVEEHNINGGVGSLVAEVIAENGLRARLKRLGVTDGGYAIAGDRQSTRVGLGIDAASVRDTAAALVKGENRA; this comes from the coding sequence ATGAGTGAGAAAAAACACCTGGCGACCGTGATGGTCGAAGCGTTAATCGACGCGGTTAACGACGGCGTGGACGTGGTGCCGGTGGTGGCTGACTCCACCTCTACTGCCAAAATCGGCCCGTTCCTGAAGGCGTTTCCCGGCCGTACCGTTAACGTCGGTATTGCCGAGCAGGTGCTGGTGGGCACCGCCGCCGGCCTGGCGCTGGGCGGTAAAGTCGCCGTTACCTGTAACGCCGCGCCGTTCCTGATTTCCCGCGCTAACGAGCAGATCAAAGTTGACGTCTGCTATAACAACACCAACGTCAAGCTGTTCGGCCTGAACGCCGGGGCCAGCTACGGCCCGCTGGCCAGCACCCACCACAGCACCGACGATATCGCGGTGATGCGCGGCTTCGGCAACATTGAAATTTATGCGCCATCCTGCCCGGCCGAGTGCCGCCAGATTATTGACTATGCGCTGCGCCACACCGGGCCGGTCTATATCCGCCTTGACGGTAAAGACCTGCCGGTGCTGCACGATGAGCAGTATCAGTTCACGCCGGGAAAAATTGACGTGCTGCGCACGGGTAGTGACGTGGCGCTGGTGGCGCTGGGTTCGGCGGTACATGAAGCGGTGGATGCCGCCGCTCAGCTCAGCGAGCTGGGTATTCAGGCCACGGTGGTCTCCGTGTCGTCGGTTCGCCCGTGCGATACCGCCGAACTGGCCCGCGTCATCGGCGACATTCCGCAGGTGATCAGCGTGGAGGAGCACAATATTAACGGCGGCGTCGGCAGCCTGGTGGCCGAAGTTATCGCCGAAAACGGCCTGCGCGCTCGTCTGAAACGACTGGGCGTCACCGACGGCGGTTACGCCATTGCCGGCGACCGTCAGTCTACCCGCGTCGGGCTGGGAATTGATGCCGCCAGCGTGCGTGATACCGCCGCCGCGCTGGTAAAGGGTGAGAACCGCGCCTGA
- a CDS encoding ABC transporter ATP-binding protein, producing the protein MSDPQPLLSVERLSIIYQGDRGRVRAVDDVSFDLAAGEILALIGESGAGKSAVAQAIPGLLPASARVSGSLRLNGRQLLSLGRAGRTALRGREVAMVFQDPAAALDPVFTIGSQLDEVLAAAQPALSRAQRRQQALVLLEQVNIPDAQQRLQHYPHQFSGGQLQRIMIAIALAGRPAVLIADEPTTALDVTTQREILDLLHRLNRQYRMAILLITHDLGVVADIAQRVVVMRAGRVVETRPVDALFAAPEQPYTRQLLAAQPGSDGPDARAALTDAVPLLEVRDLTIAWREGFGRRREVVHGVSFSLHKGEFLGLLGESGSGKTTIGRTLLGTATAESGSIRFNGEPLTGRRSDPRDRIGAVFQNPLSSLNPRLTLAQSIAEPLTTHRSLSAREVAQRVATLLDQVGLPAGWQQRYPHEISGGQCQRVAIARALALKPQLLIADEPTSALDVSIQQSILQLLRDLRDEYHFACLFISHDLGVIHSLCHSVMVLKQGRIVEQGSTGTIFSQPQHDYTRSLIASIPRPDPAYQRGRRAEREQQ; encoded by the coding sequence ATGTCTGATCCGCAGCCCCTGCTCAGCGTTGAACGTCTGAGCATTATCTATCAGGGCGATCGGGGGCGGGTCAGGGCGGTGGATGACGTCAGCTTTGATCTTGCGGCCGGGGAAATTCTGGCGCTGATCGGCGAATCCGGTGCCGGTAAATCGGCGGTGGCCCAGGCGATCCCCGGCCTGCTGCCGGCCAGCGCACGCGTCAGCGGCAGCCTGCGGCTGAACGGCCGCCAGCTGTTAAGCCTTGGCCGCGCCGGGCGCACCGCGCTGCGCGGCCGTGAGGTGGCGATGGTGTTTCAGGACCCGGCGGCGGCGCTCGATCCGGTTTTCACCATCGGCAGCCAGCTGGATGAGGTGCTGGCGGCGGCGCAGCCCGCGCTCAGCCGCGCTCAGCGCCGTCAGCAGGCGCTTGTGCTGCTGGAACAGGTGAATATTCCTGATGCGCAGCAGCGGCTGCAGCACTACCCCCATCAGTTTTCCGGCGGCCAGTTACAGCGCATTATGATCGCCATCGCGCTTGCCGGCAGGCCAGCGGTGCTGATCGCCGATGAACCGACCACCGCGCTGGACGTCACCACCCAGCGCGAAATCCTCGATCTGCTGCACCGTCTGAACCGGCAGTACCGCATGGCGATTCTGCTGATCACGCACGACCTTGGCGTGGTCGCCGATATTGCGCAGCGGGTGGTGGTAATGCGTGCGGGAAGGGTGGTGGAAACGCGGCCGGTGGACGCGCTGTTTGCCGCCCCCGAACAGCCTTATACGCGCCAGCTGCTGGCGGCGCAGCCGGGCAGTGACGGGCCGGACGCACGCGCGGCGCTGACTGATGCGGTCCCGCTGCTTGAGGTGAGGGATCTGACGATCGCCTGGCGTGAAGGTTTCGGCCGCCGCCGGGAGGTGGTGCACGGTGTCTCCTTTTCACTGCATAAAGGCGAATTCCTCGGGCTGCTGGGCGAGTCCGGTTCCGGAAAAACAACGATTGGCCGCACGCTGCTGGGCACCGCCACGGCAGAGAGTGGCAGTATCCGCTTTAACGGTGAGCCGCTTACCGGGAGACGCAGCGACCCCCGCGACAGGATTGGCGCGGTATTCCAGAACCCGCTGAGTTCGCTTAACCCGCGCCTGACGCTCGCCCAGTCAATTGCCGAGCCGCTTACCACCCACCGTTCGCTGAGCGCGCGGGAGGTCGCGCAGCGGGTGGCCACGCTGCTGGATCAGGTCGGGCTTCCTGCCGGATGGCAGCAGCGCTATCCGCACGAGATCTCCGGCGGTCAGTGCCAGCGGGTGGCCATCGCCCGTGCGCTGGCGCTGAAGCCACAACTGCTGATTGCCGATGAACCGACCTCGGCGCTGGACGTCTCCATCCAGCAAAGCATCCTGCAGCTGTTGCGCGATCTGCGCGACGAGTACCACTTTGCCTGCCTGTTTATCAGCCACGATCTCGGCGTGATTCACAGCCTGTGTCATTCCGTGATGGTGCTGAAGCAGGGGCGGATAGTGGAGCAGGGCAGTACCGGGACGATCTTCAGCCAGCCGCAGCACGACTACACCCGCAGCCTGATCGCCAGCATTCCACGGCCTGACCCGGCGTATCAGCGGGGGCGGCGGGCGGAAAGAGAACAGCAGTGA
- a CDS encoding N-acetylmuramoyl-L-alanine amidase has translation MYTIDYNSYRSIAGFNRRVRFLVLHYTAENFRDSVTSLTGKATSVHYLIPDPSEATWIAAGYKTLKIFNLVDENERAWHAGVSSWAGRSNLNDTSIGIEIVNLATENNGVFTFPPYNPQQIEAVKQLALNIIQRYPDLSPVNVVGHSDIAPGRKSDPGALFPWKALYDAGVGAWYDDATKQKYQTQFCNTLPQQADIIAKLQKYGYDTSGATTPAGYQNLIRAFQLHFRPSNYCGCMDGETTAILWALVEKYF, from the coding sequence ATGTATACCATTGACTACAATAGTTATCGCTCAATAGCCGGCTTTAACCGTCGGGTGCGTTTTCTGGTGCTGCACTATACGGCGGAAAACTTTCGCGATTCCGTCACCAGCCTGACGGGTAAGGCAACCAGCGTGCACTATCTGATCCCCGATCCCTCGGAAGCGACCTGGATCGCTGCCGGTTATAAAACGCTGAAGATTTTCAATCTGGTCGATGAGAACGAACGGGCATGGCACGCCGGGGTCAGCAGCTGGGCGGGGCGCAGCAACCTTAACGACACCTCAATTGGTATTGAGATTGTCAATCTGGCAACGGAAAATAACGGCGTGTTCACTTTCCCGCCTTACAATCCGCAGCAGATTGAGGCGGTGAAACAGCTGGCGCTCAATATTATCCAGCGTTATCCGGATCTGTCGCCGGTAAACGTGGTCGGCCACAGCGATATCGCACCCGGCAGAAAGAGCGATCCGGGGGCGCTGTTTCCGTGGAAAGCGCTTTATGATGCCGGGGTCGGGGCATGGTACGATGATGCCACGAAACAGAAGTATCAGACGCAGTTCTGCAATACGCTGCCTCAGCAGGCAGATATTATCGCAAAGCTGCAGAAATATGGATATGACACCTCCGGCGCAACCACACCGGCGGGTTATCAGAACCTGATCCGGGCGTTTCAGCTGCATTTCCGGCCATCGAACTACTGCGGCTGTATGGATGGGGAAACCACCGCGATTCTCTGGGCTTTAGTGGAAAAGTACTTTTAA
- a CDS encoding ABC transporter permease, translating into MLRYLFHRLLISVPVLVGISLIVFFLIKLQPGDPLAGMISPETTPQQKEEMMRAAGYRDPLWQQYGRWALQVLQGDLGHSTQNGVAVLTLIAERLSNTFLLAGGSLMIALLNAWPLGVWIGLARGGKTDRLVALYYFITVSIPVFFTAILLVKLFAMNLRWLPVSGATTLGVTLTGTDHLLDVLRHLLLPAAALAVANIAIFSRYLRAAIDDMIRQPFVRALFARGLPLRRVIFPHLIKNTARPLITLFCLELPALLSSTLLTEIIFNWPGVGRLSFDAIQARDYPLLMGIVLFLAVVTLLINLLADILYAAVDPRIRIR; encoded by the coding sequence ATGCTGCGTTATCTCTTCCACCGGTTGCTGATCTCGGTGCCGGTGCTGGTCGGTATTTCCCTGATCGTCTTTTTCCTGATCAAACTGCAGCCCGGTGACCCGCTGGCCGGCATGATTTCGCCGGAAACCACGCCGCAGCAGAAAGAGGAGATGATGCGCGCGGCGGGCTACCGCGATCCGCTGTGGCAGCAGTACGGCCGCTGGGCGCTGCAGGTGCTGCAGGGCGACCTCGGCCACTCGACGCAGAACGGCGTGGCGGTACTGACGCTGATCGCGGAACGGCTGAGCAACACCTTTCTGCTGGCCGGCGGCTCGCTGATGATCGCCCTGCTGAATGCCTGGCCGCTCGGGGTGTGGATCGGCCTTGCGCGCGGCGGTAAAACCGACCGGCTGGTGGCGCTGTACTACTTTATTACCGTCTCGATCCCGGTGTTCTTCACCGCCATTCTGCTGGTCAAGCTGTTCGCCATGAACCTGCGCTGGCTGCCGGTTTCCGGTGCCACCACGCTGGGCGTCACCCTGACCGGCACTGACCATCTGCTGGACGTGCTGCGTCACCTGCTGCTGCCGGCCGCCGCGCTGGCGGTGGCGAACATCGCCATCTTCAGCCGCTATCTGCGTGCGGCGATTGACGACATGATCCGCCAGCCTTTTGTCCGCGCGCTGTTTGCCCGCGGGCTGCCGCTGCGGCGGGTGATTTTTCCGCATCTGATTAAAAACACCGCCCGGCCGCTGATCACCCTGTTCTGCCTGGAGCTGCCCGCGCTGCTCTCCTCAACGCTGCTGACCGAAATCATCTTTAACTGGCCGGGCGTCGGGCGGCTCAGTTTTGATGCCATCCAGGCGCGGGATTATCCGCTGCTGATGGGCATCGTGCTGTTTCTGGCCGTGGTCACGCTGCTGATTAATCTGCTGGCCGATATTCTCTACGCCGCGGTTGACCCGCGCATAAGGATCCGATGA
- a CDS encoding ABC transporter permease, whose translation MSAETDYAAPVGRASRPALLRDGFFLSGAAILLLLVALSLLAPWMTGHSPDEADLFAIESPPDAVYWLGTDEIGRDVLARLLYGGQVSIFVALAAVLFQGAIGITLGSLAGYCGGRVDGVIMRLIDIVMCFPFYAMAITLAAILGASLWNVIFIIGILHWTGLARLVRAELLALRESGYVLAAKAIGVGGLTIILRHLLRNACAPVLINLTLAVANAILAEAALSFIGLGVRQPQPSWGNMLSAAQSLRVIDGEWWLWVPPGLAIVLMVLSINLIGEGVGRVLNPRPAAPVRDIALR comes from the coding sequence ATGAGCGCTGAAACTGACTACGCTGCGCCGGTGGGGCGGGCATCACGCCCCGCGTTGCTGCGCGACGGCTTTTTTCTCAGCGGGGCGGCGATCCTGCTGCTGCTGGTTGCTCTGTCGTTGCTGGCGCCATGGATGACGGGGCACAGCCCGGATGAAGCCGACCTGTTTGCCATTGAATCACCGCCTGATGCGGTCTACTGGCTGGGCACTGACGAGATTGGCCGCGATGTGCTGGCCCGGTTGCTGTACGGCGGCCAGGTGTCGATCTTTGTGGCGCTGGCGGCGGTGCTGTTTCAGGGGGCGATTGGCATCACGCTGGGCAGCCTGGCCGGGTACTGCGGCGGTCGGGTGGACGGCGTGATTATGCGGCTGATCGATATCGTGATGTGTTTCCCGTTTTACGCCATGGCCATCACCCTGGCGGCGATTCTGGGCGCCAGCCTGTGGAACGTGATTTTTATTATCGGCATCCTGCACTGGACCGGGCTGGCGCGGCTGGTGCGTGCCGAACTGCTGGCGCTGCGCGAAAGCGGTTATGTGCTGGCAGCGAAAGCGATCGGCGTGGGGGGGCTGACCATTATCCTCCGCCATCTGCTGAGAAATGCCTGTGCGCCGGTACTGATCAACCTGACGCTGGCGGTGGCCAACGCCATTCTCGCCGAAGCGGCGCTGAGCTTTATTGGCCTTGGCGTCAGACAGCCGCAGCCGTCATGGGGCAATATGCTCTCTGCCGCGCAGAGCCTGCGGGTGATCGACGGCGAATGGTGGCTGTGGGTGCCGCCGGGGCTGGCCATCGTGCTGATGGTCCTCAGTATTAATCTGATTGGCGAGGGTGTTGGCCGGGTGCTTAACCCGCGTCCGGCCGCCCCCGTCCGCGATATCGCATTGCGATAA